Genomic window (Ancylothrix sp. D3o):
GTCTTTAAACGCTTGACAGAAAAAGAAATTTCTCTGCAAGTAACCGACCGATTCAAAGAACGTTTAATTGAAGAAGGCTATAACCCCAGCTACGGTGCTCGTCCCCTGCGCCGCGCCATTATGCGTTTGCTAGAGGATGTTTTAGCCGAGGAAATACTTTCTGGTAAAGTCAAAGAAGGCGATACTGCGATTGTTGATGTTAATGAAGAAGGGCAAGTTAAAGTTTTGCCCGGAGATAAACAACGCGAGTTATTACCTCAAGCTGCCGAAAGTTAGTTGATTTGTAGTTAGAAGAAAGGCCGGTGGAGATGTTTGATTCTCTGCCGGTTTTTTTATTTTGAACCGCAGATGTTAGGCGTAGCCGCGCGTAGCGCTAGGCAGATGTACGCGGATAAATAGGATGGTTTATGGATTGGAAATTTGGGATTATGTCGCTAAATATATCTGCGTTTATCTGCTATAGGATGCGGTTAATATAAATCATGCAACAATAGACAAAGGACAAAATTAGGACAAGACAATGACTGTAGATGATAAAAATTTAGCACCGGCCCCTTTTTTCGTAAGAGTTTGGCAAAAGCAAAAAGAGAATATTCAAATTTTAGTAGTGGCGCTTTTATTGGCGTTTTTAATTCGTACTTTTGTGGCAGAACCGCGTTTTATTCCTTCTGAGTCGATGGTGCCAACTTTGTTAGTGGGGGATAGGTTAGTAGTTGAAAAAGTATCTTATCATTTCCGCCCACCGGCACCAGGCGAAATTGTTGTGTTTGCTCCGCCGATGGCTTTGCAACAAGAAGGGTATAGGAAGGAACAAGTATTTATTAAACGGATTATAGGGCGGGCCGGTCAAACAATAGAAGTTAAGCAGGGGAAAGTTTACCGGGATGGAAAAGCTTTAACGGAAGATTACATCGCCCAACCGCCTAATTATGAGATGTCACCGGCCACTGTTCCGTCTGGATCTTTGTTTGTGATGGGAGATAACCGTAACTATAGCAATGACTCGCATATCTGGGGATTTTTGCCAGAGGAAAATATTGTGGGGCGGGCGGTGTTTCGGTTTTGGCCGCTTGAGCGTTTTGGGCCGGTGCGCTTTTAGGGGTTTCCACACTGGAAAATTTTAGCCAAAAGTTGGTACTGCATTAAAATAGGTTTAGGTAAGACAGGCGATTGGCGACTTTTTACTTAGTTGTTGAGTATAAGGTAATCGGGGCAATGGGATTTTTTGATTCGGAAATCGTTCAGCAAGAAGCTAAACAGTTATTTGAGGACTATCAAGCCCTAATTAAGTTAGGCGGTAGTTATGGTAAGTTTGACCGCGAAGGCAAAAAGCTTTTCATTGACCAAATGGAGGCGATGATGGATCGCTATCGCATTTTTATGAAACGCTTTGAACTTTCAGAAGATTTTATGGCACAAATGACAGTGGAGCAATTGAAGACTCAGCTAGGTCAGTTTGGCATGACTCCTCAACAAATGTTTGAGCAAATGAATTTTACCCTCGAAAGAATGAAGGCAGAGTTAGAGAAGCAAGCGTGACGAACAAAAATTTAGAAACCGGGTATCTGATTATAAACTTTTGAATGAAATCAAAAAGCTCTTAGAAACCCGGTTTCTCAGCCACAAAAACCCGGTTTTTTAGCCATCCAAAATCCTCCTTATTGGGGAGGCTCAAAATCAGAAGCGGGACGGAAATACTCCACCGGCGTGCCTTGCAATGCCTGAACCATAAAATCACGCCAAACCGGCGCCACAAAACCCCCACCCGTTGCCCCCGCCGCCAGCGGCGTATAATCATCATTGCCTATCCACAACGCCACAGATAACTGGGGTACATAACCCACAAACCAGATATCGCGTTCCGCAGAAGTCGTACCTGTTTTACCGGCAGCCGGCCTGCCAATCGCCGCCGAAGTAGCCGTCCCTTGGTTAATAACCCCCTGTAAAGCACTATTCAGAGAAGCCGAAGCCCAAGGATCAAGCACCAAACGCGGTTTCGGCGTATTATCTAGCAAAACCTGCCCCGTACTGTCTGTTACCTGCACAATAAACGTAGGTTCCGAATGCCAGCCATTATTAGCAAACGTCGCAAAAGCACCCGCCATTTCCATCGGCGTTAAATCAACCGCACCCAACGGCAAAGAAATCACCGGCTGCATTGGACTCTTAATCCCCAAAGTGCGGCAAATTTCAATCACCTTATTTAAACCAATTTCCTGCCCCAACTTAACAGCAGGAATATTTAAAGACACAGCCAAAGCTTGCCGAATTGACACAGCCCCAGAAAACCCACCACCATAGTTTCTTGGAGAATAACCGAAATCTCCATCAGGATAAGTCACCGGCGTATCCATCACAATTGAATCCGGGCCATATTTCCCTGAAGCAAACGCCGCATAATAAACAAACGGTTTAAAAGCAGACCCCGGTTGCCGCTGCGCTTGTACAGCCCGGTTATATTGACTTTTCTCAAAATCAACCCCACCCACCATAGCCTTAACATAATGGGTACGAGGGTCAACGGCCACTAAAGCCATTTGGTCATTACCAATTTGATATTTCAGGCGTTCGTAGGCTTCCTTAACGGTTCTTTCAGCCAAGCGCTGCATTTTTGTATCAATGGTAGTTTGAATACGCATCCCACCTTTGAGCACCGCATCCCGTCCGAAACGTTTGCTCAATTCCTGTACGACTGCATTGGTGACATAAGGAATCTTACTACCCGGAAACGACGTAATTTTACCGATTTTCAGAGGTTGTTTTTTGGCAGCATCAGCCTCTTCTGGCGTAATCCACTTAAGCTCTTTCATCCGGTTAAGGACAATCGCCTGCCGCTGTTTAGCAGTTTTATAATCAACAAACGGACTAAACTCTTCTGGCGCTTGCACCAAACCGGCCATCATTGCCGATTCTGCTAAATTTAACTGCGAAGCTGACTTATTAAAATAACTCCGAGACGCCGTTTCCACTCCATACAAGTTATGTCCCCAGTAAACTTGGTTGAGATATAACTCTAAAATTTGCTCTTTGCCAAAAATTTGCTCTAAACGAATGGCCATAACCGCCTCAGCAGCTTTTCGGCTAACTTTTTGGGCGGGAGACAAAAACAAGTTTTTGACTAACTGCATCGTCAGCGTAGAACCACCCTCAACGGTTCGGCCACTTTCCATATTCGCCACCATAGCCCGCAAAACGCCGCCGGGGTTAATACCGTGATGGCTGTAAAAATGGCTGTCTTCAATAGCTAAAATGGCTCGCTTGAGGTCAGGAGAAATTTTATTAAGGGGGACGACTTCTCGATTTGCCTCATCGTGGATACTCGTGAGGAGTGCGCCGTTGATGTCATATATGTGGGTAGTTTCTGTGGGCACATAGTTACGCAATACACGCACATCCGGTAAGTTGC
Coding sequences:
- the lepB gene encoding signal peptidase I, which produces MTVDDKNLAPAPFFVRVWQKQKENIQILVVALLLAFLIRTFVAEPRFIPSESMVPTLLVGDRLVVEKVSYHFRPPAPGEIVVFAPPMALQQEGYRKEQVFIKRIIGRAGQTIEVKQGKVYRDGKALTEDYIAQPPNYEMSPATVPSGSLFVMGDNRNYSNDSHIWGFLPEENIVGRAVFRFWPLERFGPVRF
- a CDS encoding transglycosylase domain-containing protein, whose product is MSTNTIRQERVKNTAPIFGFVQGVSKVTAGTLLGITMLASSVVAGGLVGLAISFRNLPDVRVLRNYVPTETTHIYDINGALLTSIHDEANREVVPLNKISPDLKRAILAIEDSHFYSHHGINPGGVLRAMVANMESGRTVEGGSTLTMQLVKNLFLSPAQKVSRKAAEAVMAIRLEQIFGKEQILELYLNQVYWGHNLYGVETASRSYFNKSASQLNLAESAMMAGLVQAPEEFSPFVDYKTAKQRQAIVLNRMKELKWITPEEADAAKKQPLKIGKITSFPGSKIPYVTNAVVQELSKRFGRDAVLKGGMRIQTTIDTKMQRLAERTVKEAYERLKYQIGNDQMALVAVDPRTHYVKAMVGGVDFEKSQYNRAVQAQRQPGSAFKPFVYYAAFASGKYGPDSIVMDTPVTYPDGDFGYSPRNYGGGFSGAVSIRQALAVSLNIPAVKLGQEIGLNKVIEICRTLGIKSPMQPVISLPLGAVDLTPMEMAGAFATFANNGWHSEPTFIVQVTDSTGQVLLDNTPKPRLVLDPWASASLNSALQGVINQGTATSAAIGRPAAGKTGTTSAERDIWFVGYVPQLSVALWIGNDDYTPLAAGATGGGFVAPVWRDFMVQALQGTPVEYFRPASDFEPPQ
- a CDS encoding DUF1825 family protein, which encodes MGFFDSEIVQQEAKQLFEDYQALIKLGGSYGKFDREGKKLFIDQMEAMMDRYRIFMKRFELSEDFMAQMTVEQLKTQLGQFGMTPQQMFEQMNFTLERMKAELEKQA